The sequence TTTATAAGCGATGATCAGATTGCGGTATTCATTGGCGGAGGATAACTGGTCGTTGGCATCGATGGTCGACGCCCTCGTCGGACCGTCGAAGCTGCCTTTTGCCTGATTCACATTGGCGTTGCCGATGGCGGTTCTGATGTCATCGAGGTTCAACCCGAGCGCTGCTACTGCGCGTGGATTAAGTTGCAATCGCACCGCAGGGCGCTGACCCCCGGAGAGACTGACGAGGCCTACGCCTGGAACTTGCGATATTTTTTGTGCCAGACGGGTGTCGATCAGATCTTGAACTTTAGGTAACGGCAGAGTTTTTGACGTGATGGCAAGTGACAGAATCGGTGTGTCGGCTGGATTGACCTTGTTATAAATTGGCGGGGTCGGCAAATCTGACGGCAGCAGATTACCGGCGGCATTGATCGCTGCCTGGACTTCTTGCTCGGCAATATCCAGACTCAGCGCGAGAGTGAACTGGAGCGTGATAACCGATGCGCCGCCAGAACTGGTGGATGACATTTGGTTGAGTCCGGGCATCTGCCCGAACTGGCGCTCTAACGGTGCTGTGACCGAAGAGGTCATGACGTCCGGACTGGCTCCCGGATAGAGCGTGACGACTTGAATCGTCGGATAGTCGACTTCCGGCAAGGCCGATAGCGGTAACTGCTTATAGGCGACGATCCCAGCCAAAAAGATGGCGACCATCATTAAGGTGGTGGCGATTGGCCGGAGAATAAACTGCCGTGATGGATTCATGCGCTATGGTCGTCGTTATACGTTAATTAGTCGTCGGTTGCGTAAGCTATATTAGTTGCGTTGTTGCGTCGGTCAGGTTATGGCTGTTTCGCTGGCTGCGGGGAAGCAGACTTGGAGTCAGCTTTTGAATCAACCTTTGCATCCGTCGAGCCTGTCGTCTGCGCCGGTTTGCCACCGCTGGAAGCATCGGCACTGGCACTGGCACTAGCTGACGCTGCTGCTGAAGCATCTTGACCAGCTTGACGGCGGTGGCCATGTTTCTGACTATTGGTCGGGCTTGCTGCATCGCCAATTGCGCCACCTGCACCGCGCTTGACCGGTTCTACTTTTGCACCTTCACGCAGCTTATCGACGCCGTCTACCACCACGATTTCGCCCGCTGTTATTCCCTTGGCGATAGAAGTATTTTGACCTTCTACTGGGCCAACGGTCACTGGACGGATAGTAACCGTCTTGTCGGCTTTGACGACATACACAAAGTTGCCGCTGCTTCCGCGCTGGATGGCTGCGCTTGGAACGACGGTCGCACCGGATAAAGTATCAAGCAACATCCGCACATTAATGAACTGACTCGGAAACAACGCGTAGTCGGTGTTAGGGAAAACCGCTCTTAATTTGACAGTGCCGGTTGTGGCATCGACCTGATTGTCGATGGTGACAAATTGACCGGTGGCCAATTTATTGGCCTGCGAGCGATCCCACGCTTCCGCGGGCAATGTTTTGCCAGCCTGAATTTGCTTCATGACACTAGGAATATTGTCTTCCGGAATGCTAAAAATGGCGGTAATCGGTTGCAATTGCGTAATGATTACCACACCATTGGTATCCGAAGCGTGCACGACATTACCCAAATCAACCTGCCGCAAACCAAGTCGACCGCTAATCGGCGCAGTCACGCGCGAATAGAGAAGTTGTAGCCGTGCATTGTCTAACGTGCCCTGATCTGCTTGAACTGTACCGGCGTATTGTTTGACGAGTGCGGCCTGGGTATCGACTAACTGGCTAGCGATGGAATCTTGCGCCAATAAAGTCTGATAGCGCTTCAGATCAATTTGTGCAGCCTTTAGTAATGCGTTGTCATGACCAAGTTGGCCTTCCGCTTGGGTAACCAGAACCTGATAAGGACGTGGATCGAGTTCTGCTAATAAAGCACCAGCTTTGACAGTTTGGCCTTCTTTAAAATGTAACTTCATTAATTGCCCGTCGACGCGGCTTTTGACCGTTGCGGTGGCTTCGGGTGTGACGCTACCAAGGCCAGATAGATAAATATGCACATCGGCGATAGTAGCGCTGGCCACACCAACCGGCATAACGCTGTTTGGGCCGCCTGCCATGCCACGGCGACCTTTACCACCGCTCTGCATTGTTGCGCTTTGACCGTCCGCTTGCTGTGTATTGCGGCCCCAGAAGAAGTATGCCGCACCCCCTAATACAATGATCAACAATAGCCACCACCAACGACGGAATGACCCGACAGGTTTATTTTCCGTAGAATTTGGTTGCTCTGATGTCATAGAATTTTGCTTATTCGGTGGTGGGGTTGTGTTCATCGCGGGCCGGAAGTCAGTCAATTGTGGATAAGTTGAAGCAGTGTAACGAGTAAATTTTACCAGCGTAATAATTCAGGCAAAGTATTACAAAGAACGTAAAAGAGGATTTCAGCAAATCGCAGTATTGCCAATCATACTGTGTTTATTGTCAACTTTTGATAAGTGCATTATTCGCGTATCTGAGAAAAATTTACCGAAAGTAGCTTTGTTAACAGATATCGTTAAACAAAATAAGGTAATTATATTTATGCCAACTTAACTTTTTTGAAGATCAACCATGTACCAAAAGCCTCAGGCAGGATTACGCGAGGCTTCTGATAGTGGTCGACATACGTTAAATGGAAATTTCTACTAAGCCGTCATCTCTAATAAATATCGTTATTAAGGTAAAAATTTTAGAAAGATAAGCTAAGTCGTGGCTACCGGTTATTGATCCGTTTTACTTTCCTGCTTGCTCGCCCCAATGACCACGAGGGCCACCATGGCCACGGTGATGATGGCTAAAATGTTTATCCAGGACTTTTTGTTGTTCTGGCGTCAACACTGCATAGAACTGTTTCAACGCGGCGGCACGTTCGCCCATGCGTGTTTCCATTTTTTTCATCATGTCGATACGATGATCCATACGCTCAGGCGCTGTTTGTTTGGCCCATTCTTCTTCACTTGGACGGTGCATTGGCATACCTGAAGGGTTTGGCTTCATTTGACCAATGTAGGTTTTCCAGGCACCTTCTTGTGCGGGAGTAATTTTTAGCTCATCGTGCAATTTGGCTTGTCGTTTAGCCATACGCGCTTCAAATTTTGCGCGTTGTTCAGGCGTTGGAGGTTGATGCATTTGCGCAGCTTCCGCTTTTTCAACGGCAGGTACACCACCGGTGGTATTTTGGGCGTGGGCACTCATCCCCATGGCGCCAAAGCCAATAGCGGTGATGCCGATCAAAAGTTGTTTGCGAAACTTAAACATGATGAATCCTTTCAGGGAGAGTTGTCTTGAGCAGGTAATCTGCACAGAACTCATTAAACCGCATCTGTGTATCAACTATCTTTCGCCTTGCTATTGGTTTGTAACCCCGTGTGTTACGTAAGCCCAACTTTGTATCGCAATGTATCCAGACGCCATTTGGATATGCAAATATACAAAATTAGTTTCGCCATTGCCTGAATCAATTGCCATAATCGAGTCCATGGATACTACTGCTCACATATTGGTGGTCGATGACGATCGCGAAATTCGCACTTTACTGGCTGAATATTTGGACGCCAACGGTTTGCGCACATTAACGGCGAACAACGGTGCCGAAATGCGTCGGGTAATGGAGGAGGCGCGGGTTGATCTGATCGTGCTCGATCTTACTTTGCCGGGCGAAGATGGATTGACGCTTTGCCGGACGCTGCGTGCGCATCCTACGCATTTTGGGATCCCAGTTATTATGTTAACTGCGCGAGGCGAGCCGCTTGACCGGATTCTCGGTCTGGAAATGGGGGCTGACGATTATTTGTCCAAGCCGTTCGAGCCGCGCGAATTGTTTGCGCGTATCCGCAGTGTATTACGTCGAACACAAGCGCTGCCGCCCAATATGGCAACGCCGGAAGCGCAGCAAATTCAGTTTGCCGGTTTGACGCTCGATCTGATCGCCCGCCATTTGGTCAATCGGGAGGGCGTCGTTGTCGCGCTATCGGGAGCGGAGTACCGGATACTGAAGGTTTTCCTCGATCATCCGAATCGTATTCTGAACCGTGATCAATTGCTGGAGCTGACGCAAGGTCGTGAGGCTGATCCCTTTGACCGTTCGGTGGATATTCAAATTAGTCGTTTACGACAAAAGCTGGGCGACGACGCCCGCACGCCAAGTATCATTAAAACGGTGCGTAACGAAGGCTATGTTCTGGCAACGTCGGTTTCGGTCGAGTCGTGAATTCGTGAAGAATTTTTTTGACTCAGTTGCTAATCGGGTATTCCTCATTTTACTTGCCGGGGTGTTAGTCGCCGCTGGCGCTACCAGTTGGCTGGCGGATAACGAACGCCGTAACGCATTCCGTGAGTTGTATGATTTCCGAATCGCCGAACGGGTGGAACAGATCGTGCTGTCGTTGGACGACGTCAGCCCCGACATGCGCGAGACGGTATTGCAGGCTAGTGAAAATTTTGGGCTGGAAGCCAGTCTGGCGAACGATACCGAAAACGTCGCTCCAGACAATGCCTCCCTTGCTGCGTTATTAAGAACCAGGCTGGGTACAAACCGCCAAATCGTCGTATCCAAACAGATTGGGTGTAATTGGCGGCCTGGTAGATTAGCTGGTCTGGGCGGCCCCGGTGGTCCGGCTGAACGTGGTAGACCAAGGGTTGACGAATGTCAGGTGGTGTATGTTAGCTTGAAAGATGGCGCTTTACTTAAACTGAAGTTGCGTATGATGCGAGACCCTGGCGGTCTGCGCGGACGTCCGCCCGGCTTGCCTGCTTTCTCGCCATATTTCGCTTTATTTTTGCTCTTAATTGGATTACTCGCGTACGTGGTCGCAAAAATGACCGCGCGTCCGATTAAGAGACTTGCGGCGGCGGCGTCCGCGCTTGGTCGCGATATTGACCGTCCTCCCTTGAAAGCGGTAGGGCCGACGGAAATCCGCCAGGCGGCAAATGCATTCAACGCGATGCAGGCCAGAATCAAACGGCAAATTCAGCATCGTACCCACATGCTGGCGGCGATCACGCATGATTTGCAAACGCCATTAACCCGATTGCGGTTGCGATTCGAAAAGGTGAATGATCTCGATTTGCGCCATAAATTGATCGAGGATTTGGCAGTAATGCAAGGCATGGTGCGCGAAGGTTTGGATTTGGCGCGCAGCATGGATTCGGCAGAAGCGATGCAATTGCTCGACATCGACTCGCTGCTTGATAGCGTCTGCGCGGATGCAGCCGATGCTGGTCAGGACGTGACGCTGAAAGGCCTGACGCGGGCGTCGATTATGGCCCAGCCCAATGCTTTACGCCGCTGTCTCACCAATTTGGTCGACAACGCCGTCAAATATGGTCGCTATGCCCGTTTGCAAATAAGTCGCGAAGGTGCAGGAGATCTCACTCAGATCGTGATAACGGTACGCGATGGCGGTGCGGGAATTCCGGAGGATCAACTGGCCGCAGTATTCGAACCGTTTTTCCGGCTTGAAACATCGCGTTCACGGGATACCGGGGGGACGGGTTTGGGATTGACGATTGCGCGTAATATCGCTGAGAATCACCGAGCAGGATTGACGTTGAGAAATCATCCGGAGGGTGGGTTGGAGGTTACTTTGCGATTGCCGGGAAATGGGTAGATGGTTTGGGAGGCTTCCTTTCCTGGCCGGTTAGGTTTCCTTAATTTGATGTATCAAATGCGGTCGTTGTTATCGAATAATTTCATTGAGCAGCATGTATTGGATAACGACGATCTACAAATTACGATCTACAAATCAACGTCACACTCCAAAAAAAAGCCTACCTCCATTTCCAGAAGCAGGCCTTCAGCTACACATTAATTAACCCACATCAATAAGGCACATAATCCGGCGGCGTATTGTATCCACGTTGCTGCGGAGCATAATAATCAGGCGGTGGTGCAGGGGCATAGCGAGGGCGGCGATTGTCGTCATAGCCCGCCGGCACTGGTACGCGATTGCCCTTTGCATACATACACTGGGTGTACACATTGTTATATTGGCGTTGGATACCAGCACCGCTACGATCAGCATTGTTGCTTGCTGCTGAACTACCGACCAGCAATCCACCACCTGCGCCGATTGCTGCGCCCGCGCCAGCACGGCCGCTTGCTGCACCGATCAAAGCACCGACTGTCGCACCAATTAACGTACCTGCAACGGCTGTTCCGGTAGCATTATCTGCTGTAGCCTGCCCTGCACCTGGCCCCACCCGGTCCTGCGCATAGCGATGGCAATCGTTATCATCGTTCCGGAACTGGTCATAACTTTTGCCAGCGCCCGGCATGGCCATCACGTTCGGCCCAGTCGGCACACCCACGCATCCACCCAGCATTAATACGGCTGCAGCAGCGATGATTTTTTTAGGCTTGTTCAGAAATGGTTTGTTCACAGTGCCACCACCTTTTGTTTATCTTGGTTGAGAGTTGTCGGGAACTACCTTTAGCCAGCCTTTAGGACAACGTCCAATTTCTGGGTAGTAGCCTGAAGGGTTGGAGCAGTAATACCGAAAATCTTGTCCGTTAGAGACATTATCGTTGCGCTCAATATATGTTTGTTGCTGCGGTTCGATATATATCGGCTGCGGCGCATAATAAACGGGCGGCGGCGCGTAGTAGACCGGCGGAGGACCATAATAATAAGGGTCGCCGATACTAATTCCAACACTCGGCCCGTAAAATCCCCCGTGACCGTAATAACCGCCATGACCCCATGCATAACTAGCGCTGCTCGCGGCTAATAAGCTTAATGCCGTTAATGCCAATAAAATGAATTTTTTCATGATGTCTCTCACCATTTGTTAGTACTTAATGATAATTCTGCATTAGAACTATTACCAAGCTAAGTTACTTTCGGTTGCAAATCCTGTGGTACAGGGTCTAAATTGATACAATTCGAGGCGTGCCGATGTGCAAAATTTAAACGCGCATAATGCCCACTCCGATGACATTGAATAGAGGGAGAATCAGGATCGTTCTTCACCAGCTTTTTCCATTGTTCCTATTGAATCCGGTGGAATTATATATGCACCTATAATAATCGGCATTTTTGTAAAGTAATAATCATCTCTAAACGCGATTAGATACTGAGATTAAATCGACGTAAGTCGGTAAGGAGTTTTCTCTGAGTATTCGATTCAAGCGCTGGTTGCGGCTTAAAATGATCAAGTAGATAAAAAGTTATAAATTGAATAAGGATAATCAACGCATGACTTATCACGCCTCGAATAAACGTTATGAACAGATGCAGTACAGATTTTGTGGTCGCAGCGGTTTAAAGCTGCCGCTATTGTCAATGGGCTTGTGGCACA is a genomic window of Glaciimonas sp. CA11.2 containing:
- a CDS encoding response regulator; this encodes MDTTAHILVVDDDREIRTLLAEYLDANGLRTLTANNGAEMRRVMEEARVDLIVLDLTLPGEDGLTLCRTLRAHPTHFGIPVIMLTARGEPLDRILGLEMGADDYLSKPFEPRELFARIRSVLRRTQALPPNMATPEAQQIQFAGLTLDLIARHLVNREGVVVALSGAEYRILKVFLDHPNRILNRDQLLELTQGREADPFDRSVDIQISRLRQKLGDDARTPSIIKTVRNEGYVLATSVSVES
- a CDS encoding ATP-binding protein encodes the protein MKNFFDSVANRVFLILLAGVLVAAGATSWLADNERRNAFRELYDFRIAERVEQIVLSLDDVSPDMRETVLQASENFGLEASLANDTENVAPDNASLAALLRTRLGTNRQIVVSKQIGCNWRPGRLAGLGGPGGPAERGRPRVDECQVVYVSLKDGALLKLKLRMMRDPGGLRGRPPGLPAFSPYFALFLLLIGLLAYVVAKMTARPIKRLAAAASALGRDIDRPPLKAVGPTEIRQAANAFNAMQARIKRQIQHRTHMLAAITHDLQTPLTRLRLRFEKVNDLDLRHKLIEDLAVMQGMVREGLDLARSMDSAEAMQLLDIDSLLDSVCADAADAGQDVTLKGLTRASIMAQPNALRRCLTNLVDNAVKYGRYARLQISREGAGDLTQIVITVRDGGAGIPEDQLAAVFEPFFRLETSRSRDTGGTGLGLTIARNIAENHRAGLTLRNHPEGGLEVTLRLPGNG
- a CDS encoding Spy/CpxP family protein refolding chaperone — protein: MFKFRKQLLIGITAIGFGAMGMSAHAQNTTGGVPAVEKAEAAQMHQPPTPEQRAKFEARMAKRQAKLHDELKITPAQEGAWKTYIGQMKPNPSGMPMHRPSEEEWAKQTAPERMDHRIDMMKKMETRMGERAAALKQFYAVLTPEQQKVLDKHFSHHHRGHGGPRGHWGEQAGK
- a CDS encoding glycine zipper family protein produces the protein MNKPFLNKPKKIIAAAAVLMLGGCVGVPTGPNVMAMPGAGKSYDQFRNDDNDCHRYAQDRVGPGAGQATADNATGTAVAGTLIGATVGALIGAASGRAGAGAAIGAGGGLLVGSSAASNNADRSGAGIQRQYNNVYTQCMYAKGNRVPVPAGYDDNRRPRYAPAPPPDYYAPQQRGYNTPPDYVPY
- a CDS encoding MdtA/MuxA family multidrug efflux RND transporter periplasmic adaptor subunit yields the protein MTSEQPNSTENKPVGSFRRWWWLLLIIVLGGAAYFFWGRNTQQADGQSATMQSGGKGRRGMAGGPNSVMPVGVASATIADVHIYLSGLGSVTPEATATVKSRVDGQLMKLHFKEGQTVKAGALLAELDPRPYQVLVTQAEGQLGHDNALLKAAQIDLKRYQTLLAQDSIASQLVDTQAALVKQYAGTVQADQGTLDNARLQLLYSRVTAPISGRLGLRQVDLGNVVHASDTNGVVIITQLQPITAIFSIPEDNIPSVMKQIQAGKTLPAEAWDRSQANKLATGQFVTIDNQVDATTGTVKLRAVFPNTDYALFPSQFINVRMLLDTLSGATVVPSAAIQRGSSGNFVYVVKADKTVTIRPVTVGPVEGQNTSIAKGITAGEIVVVDGVDKLREGAKVEPVKRGAGGAIGDAASPTNSQKHGHRRQAGQDASAAASASASASADASSGGKPAQTTGSTDAKVDSKADSKSASPQPAKQP